From a single Mobula birostris isolate sMobBir1 chromosome 13, sMobBir1.hap1, whole genome shotgun sequence genomic region:
- the LOC140208168 gene encoding NACHT, LRR and PYD domains-containing protein 3-like → MATGGFWLWKVFGRFLPGRSSREDDRDTGNHAPKQGQIESNVPVECGPAAEEGEQSPPRHSDVRDTDQDPGTSISEATVCQPRDSDVRDTDQDPGTGTSEATVCQLGSSLNTELSSPQQGTDVQQKHKEILRAQTETLRVNTILMREKVKVFQLVDRYAELTVISTDRDRTLVEHELLARGRDHEEWREKQLCGELEKIRTDQLIQSSFSQSNSKAGSSAAVAGVAGIGKTTMVQKIVHDWATGKIYQQFQFVFSFKFRDLNSINCRKKLSELILDEYPYFGNFLTEVWKNPEGLLFIFDGLDEFKHRIDFADSQRDTETKHQCPDPESWCEVSDIVYSLIQGKLLPGCSVLVTTRPTALHLLEKAEISVRAEILGFVGKERKEYFIRHFEDQTVAAAVFKHVKENEILYTMSYNPSYCWILALALGPFFTQRVRDPQRVPKTITELYSYYIYNILKNHGREIENPRDVLLRVGQMAFRGLSERKIVFIDGDLIKYNLQASQFLSGFLMELLEREDSARTVVYTFPHLTIQEFVAALAQFLNPHPGDILKFLTEAHNTTDGRFEIFLHFVAGLSSPITTRGLEEFLGPFPHQTTCQVIDWVKEKVKRQSGNTSEAGKRSLLKTLHYLFEPQNCGLAQATLGSLEILSFCKVTLTPIDCAVLSHVIGLCDTIKHLNLQRCHIQCEGIQRLGPGLHKCQELSLGRNELGDSGVKLVSAALRNPECKIQKLWLWGVGLTDSGAEDLVSALSANPSLTVLSLGLNSLTDRSVPALRRLILTLPSLERIGLVGNRFSETGEKELRSLRGVRPGLRVTV, encoded by the exons atggctACAG GTGGGTTTTGGTTATGGAAAGTATTCGGGAGATTTTTACCAGGCCGCTCATCGAGGGAAGATGATCGGGACACGGGAAACCATGCACCAAAGCAGGGTCAGATTGAGAGCAATGTCCCAGTGGAATGCGGTCCGGCCGCAGAGGAGGGAGAGCAAAGTCCGCCCAGacacagtgacgtcagagacactgatcaggaccctggaaccagcataagtgaggcgactgtctgtcaacccagagacagtgacgtcagagacactgatcaggaccctggaactggtacaagtgaggcgactgtctgtcagctcgGAAGCTCATTAAACACGGAATTGTCAAGTCCACAGCAAGGAACGG atgttcaacagaaacacaaggagattctgcgggcacaaactgaaacactaagagtgaacacgatcctgatgagggagaaggtgaaggttttccagctggttgatcgatacgctgagctcacggtcatttctactgatcgagatcggacactggtggaacatgagctgctggcaagaggcagagaccacgaggagtggagagaaaaacaacTCTGTGGAGAGCTGGAAAAAATCCGGACGGATCAGCTGATCCAGAGCAGCTTTTCCCAGAGTAATTCCAAAGCAGGGAGTTCAGCTGCAGTGGCCGGAGTCGCGGGAAttgggaaaacaacaatggtacaaaagattgtccatgactgggccacagggaaaatataccaacaattccagtttgtctttaGTTTCAAATTCCGAGACTTAAACTCCATTAACTGCAGAAAAAAACTGAGTGAACTGATTCTGGATGagtatccttactttgggaattTCCTGAcagaggtctggaagaacccagagggattgctgtttatattcgaCGGTTTAGATGAATTCAAACACAGAATCGATTTTGCTGATAGTCAGAGAGATACGGAAAccaagcaccagtgcccagatccGGAGTCGTGGTGTGaagtgtctgacattgtgtacagtttaatccagggcaagctgctcccagggtgctcagtgctggtgaccacccgtcccactgcgttacatttattggaaaaggcaGAGATCAGTGTccgggctgaaatcctgggatttgttgggaaggaacggaaggaatatttcatcagacattttgaagatcagacggtggcagcagctgttttcaaacacgtgaaggagaacgagatcctgtacaccatgagctacaacccctcctactgctggatcctcgctctggcactgggccccttcttcacacaaagagtcagggacccgcagcgagttcccaagaccatcaccgaactatattcctactatatttacaacatcctgaaaaaccacggccgtgagattgagaacccccgtgatgtgttactcagggttggtcagatggccttcagaggacTGTCCGAGAGGAAGATTGTATttatagatggagatttgatcaagTACAATTTGCAGgcttcccagttcctgtccgggttcctgatggagcttttggagagggAGGATTCTGCCCGGAccgtggtgtacacattcccacacctcaccatccaagagtttgtagctgcacTCGCTCAGttcctgaatccacatcccggggatatcctgaaattcctcactgaagcccacaacACAACAGATGGGCGATTTGAGATATTTCTCCattttgttgctggtctctcctcTCCAATAACAActcggggcctggaggagtttctgggtccatttcctcatcaaacaacctgccaggtgattgactgggtgaaggagaaggttAAACGCCAGAGTGGAAACACGAGTGAGgctggtaaaaggagcctcctgaagACATTGCACTATCTGTTTGAGCCTCAGAATTGTGGACTGGCTCAGGCCACACTGGGGTCTCTGGAAATACTTTCATTCTGTAAAGTGACACTGACCCCAATCgactgcgcggtcctgtctcatgtcatcggactctgtgatacaataaaacacctcAACCTGCAGAGATGCCATATccagtgtgaaggaatccagcggctgggacccgggctgcacaagtgccaggagttgag CCTCGGACGGaatgaactgggagattcaggagtgaaactggtgtctgcggctctgaggaacccggagtgtaaaatacagaaactgtg gctgtggggtgtcggtctcacagattctggtgccgaggatctcgtctccgctctcagtgcaaacccatcactgacggtgCTGAGCCTGGGATTAAACTCGCTGACAGAccgatctgtccccgctctccgccGCCTCATACTCACCCTCCCGAGTCTGGAGCGGATCGG GCTGGTGGGGAATCGGTTCAGTGAGACCGGGGAGAAGGAACTGAGATCTCTGCGGGGAGTCAGACCCGGGCTGAGAGTGACCGTGTGA